In Streptomyces hawaiiensis, one genomic interval encodes:
- a CDS encoding ATP synthase F0 subunit B, whose product MDVQKKLDEIVSAVSGARSMPMSASCVVNRADLLAMLEEVRAALPDSLAQAQELIGGREQMVEQARQEAQRIIESAHAERGSLISGTEVARRSQAEADRILAEARQEAEEIRAEADEYVDSKLANFEVVLTKTLGSVGRGREKLLGTGPGTDEQGYEDEDAPERSHDPETQRRSADEYVDVKLGAFEAVLAKTLDAVGRGRQKLHGRIATDDLGALADDASTVQHSSDADYLADLAAPAEQKPPAQRPAEQPDYTQPQPAYGYQHQPDPYAGYPQQAYDSQQDPYGYQQADPYAYQGYDPQQAPYDPHQVQQQPQHASQAQQGQQGYALDETSLFDTGMISAEQLRAYEQGRGQG is encoded by the coding sequence GTGGACGTGCAGAAGAAGCTCGACGAGATCGTCTCCGCGGTCTCCGGCGCCCGGTCCATGCCCATGTCGGCCTCGTGCGTGGTCAACCGCGCCGACCTGCTCGCGATGCTGGAAGAGGTGCGCGCGGCGCTGCCCGACTCCCTCGCCCAGGCCCAGGAGCTGATCGGCGGCCGAGAGCAGATGGTCGAGCAGGCCCGCCAGGAGGCCCAGCGGATCATCGAGAGCGCGCACGCCGAGCGCGGTTCGCTGATCTCCGGCACCGAGGTCGCCCGCCGCTCCCAGGCCGAGGCCGACCGGATCCTCGCCGAGGCCCGCCAGGAGGCCGAGGAGATCCGCGCCGAGGCCGACGAGTACGTCGACTCCAAGCTCGCCAACTTCGAGGTCGTCCTCACCAAGACCCTGGGCTCCGTCGGCCGCGGCCGCGAGAAGCTCCTGGGCACCGGCCCCGGCACCGACGAGCAGGGCTACGAGGACGAGGACGCCCCCGAGCGCAGCCACGACCCGGAGACCCAGCGCCGCAGCGCCGACGAGTACGTCGACGTCAAGCTCGGCGCCTTCGAGGCGGTCCTCGCCAAGACCCTGGACGCCGTCGGCCGCGGTCGGCAGAAGCTGCACGGCCGGATCGCCACCGACGACCTCGGCGCCCTCGCCGACGACGCGAGCACCGTCCAGCACTCCAGCGACGCCGACTACCTCGCCGACCTGGCCGCCCCGGCCGAGCAGAAGCCCCCGGCCCAGCGGCCCGCCGAACAGCCGGACTACACACAGCCACAGCCCGCCTACGGCTACCAGCACCAGCCCGACCCCTACGCCGGCTACCCGCAGCAGGCCTACGACTCCCAGCAGGACCCGTACGGCTACCAGCAGGCCGATCCCTACGCCTACCAGGGCTACGACCCCCAGCAGGCCCCCTACGACCCGCACCAGGTCCAGCAGCAGCCGCAGCATGCTTCACAGGCGCAACAGGGCCAGCAGGGGTACGCCCTCGACGAGACCAGTCTCTTCGACACCGGCATGATCAGCGCCGAGCAGTTGCGGGCCTACGAGCAGGGCCGCGGCCAGGGCTGA
- a CDS encoding YceD family protein, which produces MVLNARLDHRNPLVFDTHELGRRPGAQQRLTRTVDAPQDLGLKGVIGVPEGAPVELELRLESVMEGVLVTGTARASAEGECVRCLEPLEQQLAAEFQEMFSYPDADDRGRVIAEPGDDAEDDEDRLFLEDGLFDLEPVLRDAVVLALPMQPVCREDCPGLCAECGARLADDPDHHHDAVDIRWAALQGLAGTMKDGEKDEMSGAEAGVDEKQEK; this is translated from the coding sequence ATGGTTCTGAACGCCCGCCTCGACCACCGCAACCCCCTCGTGTTCGACACACACGAGCTGGGTCGGCGGCCTGGTGCGCAGCAGCGCCTGACTCGCACGGTCGACGCTCCCCAGGACCTCGGTCTCAAGGGAGTCATCGGAGTGCCGGAAGGCGCCCCGGTGGAGCTCGAACTCCGCCTGGAGTCGGTCATGGAAGGGGTGCTCGTCACAGGCACCGCCCGTGCCTCGGCCGAGGGGGAGTGCGTAAGGTGTCTGGAGCCGCTCGAGCAGCAGCTCGCAGCGGAGTTCCAGGAGATGTTCTCGTACCCTGACGCCGACGACCGGGGCCGCGTGATCGCGGAACCGGGCGACGACGCCGAGGACGACGAGGACAGGCTCTTCCTCGAGGACGGCTTGTTCGACCTCGAGCCCGTGCTGCGTGATGCGGTGGTGCTCGCACTGCCGATGCAGCCGGTGTGCCGGGAAGACTGCCCCGGTCTGTGTGCCGAGTGTGGCGCGCGGCTGGCGGACGACCCGGACCACCACCACGACGCCGTCGACATCCGTTGGGCGGCATTGCAGGGACTCGCCGGCACCATGAAGGACGGCGAGAAGGACGAGATGAGCGGCGCCGAAGCGGGCGTCGACGAGAAGCAGGAGAAGTAG
- the rpmF gene encoding 50S ribosomal protein L32, with translation MAVPKRKMSRSNTRHRRSQWKAAVPTLVACERCHEPKQQHIACPSCGTYNKRQVLEV, from the coding sequence GTGGCTGTTCCGAAGCGGAAGATGTCGCGCAGCAACACGCGCCACCGCCGGTCGCAGTGGAAGGCTGCGGTCCCCACCCTGGTTGCGTGCGAGCGCTGCCACGAGCCCAAGCAGCAGCACATCGCGTGCCCGTCGTGCGGCACTTACAACAAGCGCCAGGTCCTCGAGGTCTGA
- the rnc gene encoding ribonuclease III, whose amino-acid sequence MRGTVSTPKNKSSRVSGSAPADNNQASSHTLLEGRLGYKLESALLVRALTHRSYAYENGGLPTNERLEFLGDSVLGLVVTDTLYRTHPDLPEGQLAKLRAAVVNSRALAEVGRGLDLGSFIRLGRGEEGTGGRDKASILADTLEAVIGAVYLDQGLDSAAELVHRLFDPLIEKSSNLGAGLDWKTSLQELTASEGLGVPEYLVTETGPDHEKTFTAAARVGGVSYGTGTGRSKKEAEQQAAESAWRSIRAAADERAKAAKDAEATQTAAAQAAHTAVDGSVDG is encoded by the coding sequence GTGAGAGGCACTGTGTCCACGCCTAAGAACAAGTCTTCCCGTGTGAGCGGGAGTGCTCCGGCGGACAACAACCAGGCCTCGTCCCACACGCTTCTGGAAGGGCGGCTCGGCTACAAGCTCGAGTCCGCCCTTCTGGTACGCGCACTGACCCACCGGTCGTACGCATACGAGAACGGCGGTCTGCCGACCAACGAGCGCCTGGAGTTCCTCGGGGACTCCGTCCTCGGCCTCGTGGTCACGGACACGCTGTACCGCACCCACCCCGACCTGCCAGAAGGCCAACTGGCCAAGCTGCGGGCCGCGGTGGTGAACTCGCGTGCGCTCGCCGAAGTGGGCCGCGGGCTCGACCTGGGCTCCTTCATCCGGCTCGGCCGCGGTGAAGAGGGCACGGGCGGGCGGGACAAGGCGTCCATCCTTGCCGACACCCTGGAAGCGGTGATCGGCGCGGTCTATCTCGACCAGGGGCTGGACTCGGCGGCGGAGCTGGTACACCGCCTGTTCGACCCCCTGATCGAGAAGTCCTCGAACCTCGGAGCCGGCCTGGACTGGAAGACCAGTCTCCAGGAGCTCACCGCGAGCGAGGGGCTCGGCGTTCCCGAGTACCTGGTCACGGAGACCGGCCCCGACCACGAGAAGACCTTCACTGCTGCCGCCCGCGTCGGAGGCGTCTCGTACGGCACCGGCACCGGCCGCAGCAAGAAGGAGGCGGAGCAGCAGGCCGCCGAGTCCGCATGGCGGTCCATCCGGGCCGCGGCGGACGAGCGCGCCAAGGCGGCGAAAGACGCCGAGGCGACGCAGACGGCAGCGGCTCAAGCCGCCCACACGGCCGTCGACGGCAGCGTCGACGGCTGA
- the mutM gene encoding bifunctional DNA-formamidopyrimidine glycosylase/DNA-(apurinic or apyrimidinic site) lyase, with protein MPELPEVEVVRRGLQRWVAHRTVAETEVLHPRAVRRHLAGADDFAHRLKGHRIGVPSRRGKYLWLPLEDTDQSILAHLGMSGQLLVQPHTAPDEKHLRVRVRFTDALDTELRFVDQRTFGGLSLHENTPDGLPDVIAHIARDPLDPLFDDEAFHRALRRKRSTIKRALLDQSLISGVGNIYADEALWRARIHYEHPTATFTRPRTLMLLGHVRDVMNAALAVGGTSFDSLYVNVNGESGYFDRSLDAYGREGLPCRRCGTPMRRRPWMNRSSYYCPKCQRPPRITP; from the coding sequence ATGCCCGAGTTGCCCGAGGTCGAGGTCGTACGGCGCGGACTTCAGCGGTGGGTCGCCCACCGCACCGTCGCCGAGACCGAGGTGCTGCACCCGCGCGCCGTACGCCGCCACCTCGCGGGCGCCGACGACTTCGCGCACCGCCTGAAGGGCCACCGCATCGGCGTGCCCAGCCGCCGCGGCAAGTACCTGTGGCTGCCCCTGGAGGACACGGACCAGTCGATCCTGGCCCACCTCGGCATGAGCGGCCAGCTCCTGGTCCAGCCGCACACGGCCCCGGACGAGAAGCACCTGCGCGTCCGCGTCCGCTTCACCGACGCCCTGGACACCGAACTCCGCTTCGTCGACCAGCGCACCTTCGGCGGCCTCTCGCTGCACGAGAACACCCCCGACGGCCTGCCCGACGTCATCGCGCACATCGCCCGCGACCCGCTGGATCCGCTCTTCGACGACGAGGCCTTCCACCGGGCGCTGCGCCGCAAGCGGTCCACGATCAAGCGGGCCCTGCTCGACCAGTCGCTGATCAGCGGCGTCGGCAACATCTACGCGGACGAGGCCCTGTGGCGCGCCCGCATCCACTACGAGCACCCCACAGCGACCTTCACGCGCCCGCGCACCCTGATGCTCCTGGGCCATGTGCGGGACGTGATGAACGCGGCCCTCGCGGTGGGCGGCACCAGCTTCGACAGCCTGTACGTCAACGTCAACGGTGAGTCGGGCTACTTCGACCGGTCGCTCGACGCGTACGGCCGCGAGGGCCTGCCCTGCCGGCGCTGCGGCACGCCCATGCGGCGGCGGCCCTGGATGAACCGGTCGAGCTACTACTGCCCGAAGTGCCAGCGGCCGCCGCGGATCACGCCCTAG
- a CDS encoding winged helix-turn-helix transcriptional regulator: MTTTQELTEGLDDLPYNVFAKACPSRGTLEHVTGRWGGLALGALYEGSLRFNELRRRVDGVSEKMLSQTLHALERDGLVHREAQPTNPPRVDYELTPLGHAVAERLLALIHCVEGSMDEVLAARERYDFARA; encoded by the coding sequence ATGACCACCACCCAGGAGCTCACGGAGGGGCTCGACGACCTCCCGTACAACGTGTTCGCCAAGGCCTGTCCGTCGCGCGGCACGCTGGAGCACGTCACGGGCCGCTGGGGCGGCCTCGCGCTCGGCGCCCTGTACGAGGGCTCGCTGCGCTTCAACGAGCTGCGCCGCCGCGTCGACGGGGTGAGCGAGAAGATGCTGTCCCAGACGCTGCACGCCCTGGAGCGCGACGGCCTGGTCCACCGCGAGGCCCAGCCGACCAATCCGCCCCGGGTGGACTACGAACTGACGCCGCTGGGGCACGCCGTGGCGGAGCGGCTGCTCGCCCTGATCCACTGCGTGGAGGGCAGCATGGACGAGGTCCTGGCCGCGCGCGAGCGGTACGACTTCGCTAGGGCGTGA